The following proteins are co-located in the Poecile atricapillus isolate bPoeAtr1 chromosome 20, bPoeAtr1.hap1, whole genome shotgun sequence genome:
- the NSMF gene encoding NMDA receptor synaptonuclear signaling and neuronal migration factor isoform X5 codes for MGQEDSPEMQQVAQNKRRLSVISDGKFERSFTEEQAEKMPSEGPKPRVYTISGERPMLSEHENDSMELVVMKGAAHEECHHGHHAHGAGGSHGVRHCKAWPGGRQGSKECPNCTRLAAPSQQSIELEQHPPGEAGWHRKRLERMYSVDRVSDDVPIRTWFPKENLFSFHTATTTMQAAFRGYAERKRRKRENDSAALIQRNFRKHLRMVGSRRVKAQTFAERRERSFSRSWSDPTPIKADSFHDSRESHDLQDSCGTLDGDFDLNWEAEKELEAMACDGEDFIPPKIMLISSKVPKAEYVPTIIRRDDPSIIPILYDHEHATFDDILEEIEKKLNIYRKGCKIWKMLIFCQGGPGHLYLLKNKVATFAKVEKEEDLILFWKRLSRLMSKVNPEPNIIHIMGCYVLGNPNGEKLFQNLKNLMNPYRVAFESPLELSAQGKQMIETYFDFRLYRLWKTRQHSKLLDYDDIL; via the exons ATGGGGCAGGAGGACTCCCCTGAGATGCAGCAGGTGGCCCAGAACAAGCGCAGGCTCTCGGTCATCTCGGACGGCAAATTCGAAAGGAGCTTCACGGAGGAGCAGGCGGAGAAGATGCCGAGCGAGGGTCCCAAGCCACGAGTCTACACCATCTCCGGCGAGAGGCCGATGCTGTCGGAGCACGAGAACGACAGCATGGAACTGGTGGTGATGAAGGGGGCTGCCCACGAGGAGTGTCACCACGGCCACCACGCGCACGGCGCCGGCGGCTCGCACGGCGTCCGGCACTGCAAGGCCTGGCCGGGCGGCCGCCAGGGCTCCAAGGAGTGCCCCAACTGCACCAGGCTGGCTGCCCCTTCCCAGCAGTCCAttgagctggagcagcacccgCCTGGCGAGGCTGGGTGGCACAGGAAAAGGCTGGAGAGGATGTACAGTGTCGATAGAGTGTCTG ATGATGTCCCCATACGAACCTGGTTCCCAAAAGAGAACCTCTTCAGTTTTCACACTGCTACTACAACTATGCAAGC GGCGTTCAGGGGCTACGCAGAGAGGAAGAGACGGAAACGAGAGAATGATTCTGCAGCTCTTATCCAGAG GAATTTTCGGAAGCACCTCCGCATGGTGGGGAGCCGAAGGGTTAAAGCACAAA CATTTGCCGAACGGCGTGAGAGGAGCTTCAGCAGGTCCTGGAGTGACCCGACTCCCATCAAAGCTGATTCCTTCCATGACTCTCGAGAAA GCCATGACCTTCAGGATTCCTGCGGGACTCTGGATGGTGACTTTGACTTGAACtgggaagcagaaaaggaaCTTGAAGCCATGGCATGTGACGGAGAAGACTTTATTCCACCAAAAATAATG CTCATTTCTTCCAAGGTGCCCAAAGCAGAGTATGTCCCAACAATTATCCGCAGGGACGACCCCTCCATCATCCCCATCCTCTAC GACCACGAACACGCCACCTTTGATGACATCCTGG aggAAATAGAGAAGAAACTTAACATTTATCGGAAAGGCTGCAAAATCTGGAAGATGCTGATATTTTGCCAG GGAGGCCCCGGGCACTTGTACTTGTTAAAGAACAAAGTCGCCACTTTTGCCAaagtggagaaggaggaagatCTGATCCT cttctggAAGAGGTTGAGCCGGCTGATGAGTAAAGTCAATCCTGAACCAAATATCATTCACATCATGGGCTGCTATGTTCTTGGAAACCCCAATGGGGAGAAG CTATTTCAGAATCTGAAAAACTTAATGAATCCTTATAGGGTTGCCTTTGAGTCTCCACTTGAACTATCAGCTCAAG GTAAGCAAATGATTGAGACTTACTTTGACTTCCGCCTTTACCGCCTCTGGAAGACCCGCCAGCACTCCAAACTATTGGATTATGATGACATTTTATGA